The Neovison vison isolate M4711 chromosome 5, ASM_NN_V1, whole genome shotgun sequence genome includes a region encoding these proteins:
- the LOC122906595 gene encoding speckle-type POZ protein isoform X1, which produces MSRVPSPPPPAEMSSGPVAESWCYTQIKVVKFSYMWTINNFSFCREEMGEVIKSSTFSSGANDKLKWCLRVNPKGLDEESKDYLSLYLLLVSCPKSEVRAKFKFSILNAKGEETKAMESQRAYRFVQGKDWGFKKFIRRDFLLDEANGLLPDDKLTLFCEVSVVQDSVNISGQNTMNMVKVPECRLADELGGLWENSRFTDCCLCVAGQEFQAHKAILAARSPVFSAMFEHEMEESKKNRVEINDVEPEVFKEMMCFIYTGKAPNLDKMADDLLAAADKYALERLKVMCEDALCSNLSVENAAEILILADLHSADQLKTQAVDFINYHASDVLETSGWKSMVVSHPHLVAEAYRSLASAQCPFLGPPRKRLKQS; this is translated from the exons ATGTCAAGGGTTCCAAGTCCTCCACCTCCGGCAGAAATGTCGAGTGGCCCCGTAGCTGAGAGCTGGTGCTACACACAG ATCAAGGTAGTGAAATTCTCCTACATGTGGACCATCAATAACTTTAGCTTTTGCCGGGAGGAAATGGGTGAAGTCATTAAAAGTTCAACCTTTTCATCAGGAGCCAATGATAAACTGAAATG GTGTTTGCGAGTAAACCCAAAAGGGCTAGATGAAGAAAGCAAAGATTATCTGTCACTTTACCTGTTACTGGTCAGCTGTCCAAAGAGTGAAGTTCGGGCAAAATTCAAATTCTCCATCCTGAATGCCAAGGGAGAGGAAACCAAAGCTATGG AGAGTCAACGGGCATATAGGTTTGTGCAAGGCAAAGACTGGGGATTCAAAAAATTCATCCGTAGAGATTTTCTCTTGGATGAGGCTAACGGGCTTCTCCCTGATGACAAGCTTACCCTCTTCTGTGAG GTGAGCGTGGTGCAGGATTCCGTCAACATTTCCGGCCAGAACACCATGAATATGGTGAAGGTCCCTGAGTGCCGGCTGGCAGACGAGCTGGGAGGACTGTGGGAGAACTCCCGGTTCACGGACTGCTGTCTGTGCGTTGCCGGCCAGGAGTTCCAGGCTCACAAAGCTATCTTGGCAG CTCGTTCTCCAGTTTTTAGTGCCATGTTTGAACATGAAATGGAGGAGAGCAAAAAG AATCGGGTTGAAATCAATGATGTGGAGCCTGAAGTTTTTAAGGAAATGATGTGCTTCATTTACACGGGGAAGGCTCCGAACCTCGACAAAATGGCTGATGATTTGTTGGCAGCTGCTGACAAG TACGCCCTGGAGCGCTTGAAGGTCATGTGCGAGGACGCCCTCTGCAGTAACCTCTCCGTGGAGAACGCCGCAGAGATTCTCATCCTGGCTGACCTCCACAGCGCCGATCAGTTGAAAACTCAGGCAGTGGATTTCATCAACTA TCATGCTTCAGATGTCTTGGAGACCTCCGGGTGGAAGTCAATGGTGGTGTCGCATCCCCACTTGGTGGCTGAGGCCTACCGCTCTCTGGCTTCAGCACAGTGCCCTTTTCTGGGACCCCCACGCAAGCGCCTGAAGCAGTCCTAA
- the LOC122906595 gene encoding speckle-type POZ protein isoform X2, which translates to MESQRAYRFVQGKDWGFKKFIRRDFLLDEANGLLPDDKLTLFCEVSVVQDSVNISGQNTMNMVKVPECRLADELGGLWENSRFTDCCLCVAGQEFQAHKAILAARSPVFSAMFEHEMEESKKNRVEINDVEPEVFKEMMCFIYTGKAPNLDKMADDLLAAADKYALERLKVMCEDALCSNLSVENAAEILILADLHSADQLKTQAVDFINYHASDVLETSGWKSMVVSHPHLVAEAYRSLASAQCPFLGPPRKRLKQS; encoded by the exons ATGG AGAGTCAACGGGCATATAGGTTTGTGCAAGGCAAAGACTGGGGATTCAAAAAATTCATCCGTAGAGATTTTCTCTTGGATGAGGCTAACGGGCTTCTCCCTGATGACAAGCTTACCCTCTTCTGTGAG GTGAGCGTGGTGCAGGATTCCGTCAACATTTCCGGCCAGAACACCATGAATATGGTGAAGGTCCCTGAGTGCCGGCTGGCAGACGAGCTGGGAGGACTGTGGGAGAACTCCCGGTTCACGGACTGCTGTCTGTGCGTTGCCGGCCAGGAGTTCCAGGCTCACAAAGCTATCTTGGCAG CTCGTTCTCCAGTTTTTAGTGCCATGTTTGAACATGAAATGGAGGAGAGCAAAAAG AATCGGGTTGAAATCAATGATGTGGAGCCTGAAGTTTTTAAGGAAATGATGTGCTTCATTTACACGGGGAAGGCTCCGAACCTCGACAAAATGGCTGATGATTTGTTGGCAGCTGCTGACAAG TACGCCCTGGAGCGCTTGAAGGTCATGTGCGAGGACGCCCTCTGCAGTAACCTCTCCGTGGAGAACGCCGCAGAGATTCTCATCCTGGCTGACCTCCACAGCGCCGATCAGTTGAAAACTCAGGCAGTGGATTTCATCAACTA TCATGCTTCAGATGTCTTGGAGACCTCCGGGTGGAAGTCAATGGTGGTGTCGCATCCCCACTTGGTGGCTGAGGCCTACCGCTCTCTGGCTTCAGCACAGTGCCCTTTTCTGGGACCCCCACGCAAGCGCCTGAAGCAGTCCTAA